tggtggcggttataattgacataaattgactatttaattattttagtttcaggtggttattattttagtgttttggcggttataaccgacagaaattgactattttattattttaaaatgttatattgattaaaaataaagaaataaacacatggtttaaatatatttttttttcactcatggtcctgtcagatataaccgacacgaacaaaacaaaatttcggGCAGCCGTCAgaataatctttgaatgttaaattgaagatcgaattcattcattgcattcttatagggtcgaggagtgtagctgtaaaaaatcatcaaaatcgaagctaaaataaccgttaaattgtgatttttagtttataaccattgaaaacttttgttccattacctaatctttgaatgtttttttttttttgtgattttttacttatgcgatctcggagtgtgtacaaacaagtttgacgattggatcgttgaaaaatgttttggatCGTCGAAAAacgttttgtagaatgcgtatcgcatcaaaacggtagattaaacaaacacttaagagttaatgttatacttccccatcaagtataaaaCAAGAtcttgtggtatccactagtgtatatattttaaattgaagatcgaattagttaaatgcattcttataaggttgaggagtgtagctgtaaaaaaaatcaaaatcggagctaaaataaccgttaaattgtgattttttatttataaccgttgaaaacttttgttttgttacctaatctctgaatgtttgttttttgtgattttttatgtatgcgatctcggagtgtgtacaaacaagtttgacgattagatcattgaaaaaaaattcatagaaTGTATATcgtgtcaaaacggtagattaaataaagacttaagagttaatattatacttccattaagtataaaataagattttgtggtatccactagtgtaactattttaaattgaagatcaaatttattcattacattcttatacggtcgaggagtgtagttgtaaaaaatcattaaaatcggatttttcgtttataaccgttgaaaacgtttgttccgttacgtaatctctgaatgtttgctttttacgattttttacgtatgcaatttCGGAGTgcgtacaaataagtttgacggttggatcgttgaaaaaagtttcataggATACATAtcgcgtcaaaacagtagattaaacaaacatataaagttaatattatacttccattaagtataaaataagcaGTGTAAATATTAAAGTaggaaaagtaatttgtgctaaatttttatttatgtttttcaagtattgattagacaatatttagtttgtgtgatgatATTTTCATTGTgcaattatctttttgtttctttattgcatattttacatgggttattatctattaaaccaaacaattatttatttaaattttaaaaatgtattctatttaaatacatattatttatttatttattaaaccaaacaattattattttattttttaaaatcgtaacaaaattttgggagGATTTTTGccaccatttttttcttctatcggttataaccgacagtaatgaaaattttccaaaataaaacccttCAATTTCTTCCTTGCACCGGtgccttcttccttcccccttCTTTCCCCCTGTTCTCctctcctcatttccttctccttctccttctcttctccccTTCTCCTTCTTGCTTCAATCACCATGGATGAACAATTCGAGAAGCAACATTCCGAAACCAATAcgttttaaattatttgtatTACGTTCAATTTGtgtttaaattttgattatgttattaaatcgaagaggttgagaaaaaaaagggtttaactTGGTCGGAGGGCTTACCTAGGCTTGACGTGCCCAATTTTTACTACACTCTTGAAGACATATTGTTCGAAGaggttgagaaaaaaaaaaaggtttaactTGGTCGGTACATCGGCCTaataatatttttgggttttctcCTTATAGCTTGATGAACATAATTGGTGCGCTTGGTTTAACTTGGTCGGTACATCGGCCTaataatatttttgggttttctcCTTATAGCTTGATAAGCATAATTGGTGCGCTTTGTGTTTATGCTGCTATATGTAAGAAGGAAGGAAGACCATTGAAGTTTCCCGGTAGAAAAGCGGCTTGGGAGTGTTATGCGGTGGCTTCGGATGCAAATTTGATAGCAGAGCAGCATATATGGGCGGCAGTGGATCCGTATGCGAAAAACGAAGCGTTTAATGTGAACAATGGAGATGTGTTTAAGTGGAAGCATTTTTGGGAGGTGTTGGCTGAGCAGTTTGGGATCGAGGAGTATGGGTTTGATAAGGAGGAGAGTGGTAGGCTGAGGTTGGTCGAGATGATGGAAGGGAAAGTCGGTGTGTGGGAGGAGATTGTGAGGGAGAATGAGCCGCAGCCGACGAAGTTGGAGGAGGTGGCGGTGTGGTGGTTTGCTGACTTTGTGTTGGGTGGGGAGGCTTTGTCGGACAGTATGAATAAGAGCAAAGAGCATGGCTTTTTGGGGTTCAGGAATTCCAAAAAGTCCTTCATTTCGTGGATTAAGAAGATGAAGGCTTACAAGATTGTTCCATGAAATGTATTATGAGGAAGAAGAGTACCTATAACATCATGCGTATGTAATTACAATAAAAAATGTTAttcttactctttttttttgtattgtCTCTTTACTAGAGATGATACATAcatttgtgtttttttattattaatatattatatgtcggttatatccgacacaagttTTAGcagttttagagtattttctatCGGTTTTATCCTACAGAGAatgctcttatttattcattattaatatattttctgttgattttagagtattttctattggaaaattcatttcctgacgtTAGCAActctgtcgcttattatataTGCCACTGCATCTATTTTCTGTCGAATTTTGCTTAATATCCGACAATAATATACGTTTCTTGTCGGTTATCATAGCGACACTAATAAatggttttgtagtagtgaGAGTTATCCTGTAATTTGcttatcataatttaattgaCTGACTGATTTGGGTTATTCTATAGTTCTTTAGTAATAGGAGCAACTAAAATCATGTTATTCAaatttgtgcttttttttttcagtcttCTCAGCAACCAAATGGAGGGTTAGGTATTTTGGAACTATTTATGTGCATTGAATTaggtaaattttttgtttttcgttcaatttgaaatcaaaaataatatagaagataagaataattttgttttaggtTTCTTCAGAACTATTGCAGTTTGGATTTGCATATGTTCAGGGGATTTATTTGTTTAATCTTAAGGATATTTAGGTATGAATCGGCAGAAGATTGTGCAAACGATGATGAAGCAAAGCAGGTGATTTATAATAAGTGacattttctttgttctttattGTGCTATAGATTGGAATTTATCATTgtacgtttttttttcttctatgcaATTTTATGGTCTGATTTTCTGCAGTGTGTATGAAAATCATTTGAATGCTGAGAGCCTATTATATTTGCAACATGATACAAGAGATCAACAGTAAGTTTCTCTAATAAATACTTTGGACAAACACTTTATGAATTTGAGTTTTTATCTTCTGATTATTTTTTGCAGATGTagtattaattttcctttgattAGAAATTTAGAGGTTTGAGGTACAATATTATCAAActcaatttttgtaattttctgaTTCTGGGGTATTGCAGGGAGTGCTAatatactgtttttttttctgggatttttgGTCTTTGAAATGGGTATGTtctgtttttaaagtttcagttctCGCATGTTCCACTCTTTTATTCTGTTGTCTGCTTGCTTCCTCGTTGcttcttaattttcattttttaatgttGGGTGatagaaatttgtaaaaatagttgtagtttctgaaaaagTTGGGGGTTTTAGTTATATTTCCTGTGTAATCCCAATTGTACGActgaaaaaataattgaaatgatggttttt
This genomic interval from Malus domestica chromosome 05, GDT2T_hap1 contains the following:
- the LOC114825100 gene encoding 3-oxo-Delta(4,5)-steroid 5-beta-reductase-like; this translates as MSPNSHTPFSYLLQTAYINYHRLLTYIKHCIHYRDFAFTEDSAYPITDKENDDGALENFISEKGQRTLRTSSRCSGRIKLSSLISIIGALCVYAAICKKEGRPLKFPGRKAAWECYAVASDANLIAEQHIWAAVDPYAKNEAFNVNNGDVFKWKHFWEVLAEQFGIEEYGFDKEESGRLRLVEMMEGKVGVWEEIVRENEPQPTKLEEVAVWWFADFVLGGEALSDSMNKSKEHGFLGFRNSKKSFISWIKKMKAYKIVP